A window of Mytilus edulis chromosome 10, xbMytEdul2.2, whole genome shotgun sequence contains these coding sequences:
- the LOC139493447 gene encoding adhesion G protein-coupled receptor E2-like, with the protein MAWALSLDRKWTTALVSVPTDKSVLITKMHLDGHIKKKLNANDMLEFEQKTLYCEWNIEIQSPEEQIHIADIQNRVYDNISYTSERIFFTDRSIEKVMDDFNISIGQNLSKVICDKYIIRCEIKKEDSKLMVKEVRCADDVIHSQLTFYVDSKSVITYTGIGLSIIALIVSVVVHRRLGLYKTIPGSNIENMSFSLLIADILFIVGVGANDHQLICYSVGVILHYLWLLVFSFKTISLVYMCHNLRKMTVNRAHSAGKTVNTKACLTMFGLVLPLAFIIPAVALDRLTQFNLDYNGSICFPTAFPANLIFVSVPIGLAVFTNIACLIVIAVIITKQSLQTRHIRKSSSFQHVFVFARISAVTGIFWICGILGSIIQTELMEYIFITCCSLQGLSVAIANLTTRQVRRTSWKQSV; encoded by the coding sequence ATGGCATGGGCCCTAAGTTTAGATCGCAAATGGACCACTGCCTTAGTAAGTGTTCCCACAGACAAATCCGTTTTAATTACCAAAATGCACTTGGATGGACatattaaaaagaaactaaacgCTAACGACATGTTAGAATTTGAACAGAAAACATTATATTGTGAATGGAACATAGAAATCCAATCGCCCGAGGAACAAATTCACATTGCTGATATACAGAATCGAGTTTACGATAACATCAGCTATACCTCTGAAAGGATATTTTTCACAGATAGATCAATTGAAAAGGTAATGGATGACTTCAACATTAGTATCGGACAGAATTTATCAAAAGTGATATGTGATAAATACATTATAAGAtgcgaaataaaaaaagaagattcgAAACTGATGGTCAAAGAAGTAAGATGCGCTGACGATGTTATACATAGTCAACTAACATTCTATGTAGACAGCAAGAGTGTCATAACATATACTGGTATTGGACTCTCTATTATTGCTTTAATTGTATCAGTTGTTGTTCATAGACGGTTAGGTTTGTATAAAACTATTCCTggttcaaatattgaaaatatgtcattttctttgTTGATCGCTGACATTTTATTCATAGTCGGCGTTGGCGCCAATGATCATCAACTGATCTGCTACAGTGTGGGTGTTATTTTGCATTACCTTTGGTTGTtagtattttcatttaaaactatttCATTGGTTTATATGTGTCACAACCTTAGAAAAATGACAGTTAATAGGGCACATTCTGCTGGTAAAACAGTTAACACGAAAGCATGTCTGACTATGTTTGGTCTTGTTTTACCATTAGCGTTTATCATACCTGCAGTTGCACTTGATAGGTTGACACAATTTAACCTTGATTACAATGGTTCTATTTGCTTTCCAACAGCATTTCCTGCTAACTTAATATTTGTATCGGTGCCGATAGGTTTAGCGGTTTTTACCAATATTGCTTGTCTTATTGTTATAGCCGTTATAATCACAAAACAATCATTACAGACCAGGCATATACGGAAATCAAGTTCTTTCCAACATGTTTTTGTGTTTGCTAGAATCAGTGCTGTAACAGGCATTTTCTGGATATGCGGAATTTTAGGTAGTATTATTCAAACTGAACTGATGGAATACATATTTATAACATGTTGTAGTTTACAAGGGCTATCAGTTGCCATTGCAAATTTGACAACAAGGCAAGTCCGACGTACGTCTTGGAAACAAAGTGTATAG